The nucleotide sequence GGAGAGATCGGGGAGGCGCTTCAGGCGCTCGATCTTTTCCCAGACGCGGGTCATGGCCCGGGCGTAGAGCACCTGAAGCTCGAATTTGCCCATGCCGCGCAGGACCGCGCGGGAGCGCAGCTCGTTGAGGATGGCGAGTGCGGGCACTTCCCATAGCGTGGTCTCAACCCAGGGACCGTGGAAGGTGAGCGCCACCTGCCCCTCGAGGACCTCCAACTCGTATTCGGGCAGGCGGAATTCCTCGAACCACGCCATGAAGTCGGAGGAGAGGATCTGGCGCTTGCCGTAGAAGGTGTTGCCGCGGAGCCAAGTGGATTCACCCCGGCTCAGGCCCACCGTGCGGGCGTGGTCGAGTTGCTCCCGCAATTCGCCGAGGTCGATTTCGTCGGCCACCCGCACGCTCTTCGTGCGGTTCTGGATCGCGAAGGTGACGTCCACGTCGCGGTGACGGCGGAAGATCATCTGCGCCATCAGGAGCTTGTAGAAATCCGTATCGAGCAGCGAGCGCACGATCGGGTCGATGCGGAAATTGTGGTCGTAGACCCGCTTCGCGAGGTCGATCATGGGCCGTCCGTGTTCGGGGAGCGTCGGCCGAGCTTGGGACGGATCGCCCGGGCGATCAACGCCGACGAGCGCAGGGCCTCATGACAAAAAAGGCGTCCCTGCCGCAGGCAGGGACGCCGAACATCCGCGGAGGGGCGTGAGGCCCACTCCCCAAAAGGATCAGGCGAGGTTGACCTTCTTGGTCTCGGTCTTCGGGCTCTCGCCGGTGAGCGAGGCCTTCACGTAGCCGTAGAGGTGGACCATCGTCGAGGACGGGCTGTCCCAGTACTCGCCCTGCTCAGGGTGGATGCGGATCAGGCCGACCTCGGGGTCGTTCTTGCCGTTGGGGAACCAGGTCTTGAGGCTCTCCTGCCACTTCTCGTCGATGAGCTTCTGGTCACGGATCACCTCGGCCTTGCCAGCGATCGAGACGTAGGTCTGGCTCGACGGGTCCGAGTAGGCGAGGTTGACCTGATTGTCGCGGCCGATCTCGGCGGTCTTCGGGCTGTGAAGCTTGGTGAAGAACCAGATGTCGCCGTTCTCGTCGATCTCGTTGTTCCACATCGGACGGCTGTTGAGCGTCCCGTTCTGGTCGGCCGTGGTCAGCATCGCGACCTTGACGTCCTTGGTCAGCTCGAAGAGCTTCTTCGCGCCCTCGTGGTCGCGATGGTTGCCCTGGTGCATGGAATGCGTACTCCGTCTGTCGTCAATGGCGCGAGCCGGGCAAAGCGGGCGACCCTGGTCGAGAGTTCGCCGCCCGGCGATTGCCTCGACAACGAGCGAAGCCGATCTTGGTTCAGGGGTTCCGCCGAAGCTTTGCCGGAGAGTGGGATGAGGGGTGCGCTGCTTGCGATGCTGCTGGTCACCGTGGCGGTGCCGGCCTCCGCGGAGGTGCGGTTCGGCCCCGGCGTGCGCATCGGCGGACACGATTTCTCGAACCGGCGCTACGGCAGCGTCCATATCGAGCGGGTGAAGCGGCTGCGCGGTCCCGTCGGCTGTCGGCATGTGCGCCGCGGCTTCTACCGGCGCGGCGACGGCTCAGTCGTGCGCGGGCCGATGGAACAGTGCAACCTGATCGCGGTTCCGCCGGGACAGCGCTGAGACGGGGCGCCCGGGCTGGTGTTTCCCGCAGGCGCGGTTAGATGGACGGAAGCGGGCTCGATCCCGTCCCGGCGCCCGATGGAGTTCGAGTTTTGGCGATCACCCGCGACGACGTGCTGAAGGCGCTCTCGACCGTCTCAGTGGACGGCGGCAGCACCACCCTGCCCGGCTCCGGCCGGCTCTCGCAGGTGGTGATCGATCCGGGCAACCGGGTGATGTTCTCGATCCGGATCGATCCGAGCGAGGCTGAGCGCTTTGAGCCCGTGCGCCGCGAGGCGGAAGGGCGCGTGCTGGCCCTGCCCGGCGTGTCGAGCGTGCTGGCGAGCCTCACCGCCGAGCGCGGGTCGAACGCACCGGCTCAGGGCGCTGCACCGCGCCCGCCCGGACCCGGCGCGCCGCCGCCGCCGCGTCAGGGCAATGCGCTGCCGGGCGTGCGCCACATCGTGGCGGTCGCCTCCGGCAAGGGTGGCGTCGGCAAATCCACCACCGCCTGCAACCTCGCGCTCGCCCTCAGCGCGCAGGGGCTCAAGGTCGGCCTGCTGGATGCCGACATCTACGGCCCCTCGGTGCCGAAGCTCCTGGGGCTCTCCGGCAAGCCGCGGGTGATCGAGGGCAAGACCCTGGAGCCGCTTCAGGCCTACGGGCTGAAGGCGATGTCGATCGGCCTGCTGATCGAGCCGGAATCGGCGATGATCTGGCGCGGGCCGATGGTGCAGTCGGCCATCACCCAGATGCTGCGCGACGTGGCCTGGGGCGAACTCGACGTGCTTGTGGTCGACATGCCGCCGGGCACGGGCGACGCCCAGCTCACCATGGCCCAGGCGACGCCGCTCTCGGGCGCCGTCATCGTCTCGACGCCGCAGGATCTGGCGCTGATCGATGCCCGCCGCGGCGTGACCATGTTCCGCAAGGTCTCGGTGCCGATCCTCGGCGTGATCGAGAACATGGCGACCTTCATCTGCCCGAATTGCGGACATGCCTCCGCGATCTTTGGCCATGGCGGCGCCCGCCACGAGGCCGAGCGGCTGGAGGTGCCGTTCCTCGGCGAGATTCCGCTCACCATGGCGATCCGCGAGACCTCGGATGCCGGCCGCCCGGTGGTGGCGACCGATCCGGACGGGCCGCAGGCCAAGGTCTACCGCGAGATCGCGCAAAAGCTCTGGGGCAACCTCACCGGCGCGCCCGCCGGCCGGGCGGCGCCCAAGATCGTCATCGAGTGAGTCTCCCGCCGGTCTCCGGGTCGCGTGTTTTGGGCCTGATCCTGGCCGGCGGCCTGTCGCGGCGGATGGGCGGGGGCGACAAGCCCCTGCGCCGTCTCGCCGGGCGCACCCTGCTGGAGCGCGTCGCCGAGCGCCTCGAGCCGCAATGCGCGGGCGGCCTCGCGCTCAGCGCCAACGGCGATCCGGCCCGCTTCCGCGACGTGTTCTCCGGCGCCGTCCTGCCCGATACGATCCCGGAACATCCGGGGCCTCTGGCCGGCATCCTAGCCGGGATGGAGGCCGCCGCAGCCCTGCCCGGCGTCACCCATGTCGCCAGTGTGCCCGGCGACGCGCCGTTCCTGCCGCACGACTTCATCGCCCGGCTCGTCGCCGCGGCGGCCGAGGGCAAGCCGATTGCGCTGGCGGCGTCGGGTGAGCGGCGCCACTTCACCTCCGCCCTCTGGCCGGTCGATCTGCGCCACGACCTGCGTGACTGGCTCGGGCGCGGCGAGCGGCGGGTCGGAGGCTTCATCGAGCGGCACGGGGCGGCCGTTGCGTCCTGGCCGGTGGAGCCGGTCGATCCCTTCCTCAACCTCAACGCGCCGGAGGATCTGGCGGCCGCCGAGGCGATGCTGGCGCGTGGGGGATAAGGGCGCGGCAAAGCGCGGTCCGCCGGGCCTCGGATGTTGTGCCGAAGCCTCGTAATTCATATTTAAGTAACTGAAACGACGGCCTTTGGCTGCTGGCGGAGTGTCCCGTCCGACGTCCTCCTCCTGAGGTGCCGCGAAGCGGCCTCGAAGGATCCTCCAGGTCCCGCGCGATGGCTGGATGATCCCTCGAGGCCCGCTGACGCGGGCACCTCTGGATGAGGGAGTGGATCGGAGGAGTCGCCCCGTGCTGGCCTTTCCGTCCCACCCGGTGGCGTTTGGCAGCGGGTGAACCGAACAGAAGAACGAGAGAACGACGTTGGCAGACGACAACGACGCCCCCGGCGCCGGCACGCCCCCGCCCGCAACCGACATCAAGCCCGTCTCCATCACCGACGAGATGCGCCGCTCCTATCTCGATTACGCCATGAGCGTGATCGTGAGTCGGGCCCTGCCCGATGCCCGCGACGGCCTCAAGCCCGTGCATCGGCGCATCCTCTACTCGGCCTTCGAGTCGGGGCACCTGCCGGAGCGCAAATACGTCAAGTCGGCGCGCATCGTCGGCGACGTGATCGGTAAGTACCATCCGCACGGCGACCAATCGATCTACGACGCCTTGGTCCGCATGGCGCAGGACTTCTCGATGCGCCTGATGCTCATCGACGGGCAGGGCAATTTCGGCTCGGTCGACGGCGATCCCGCCGCGGCCATGCGCTACACCGAATCGAGGCTCGCCAAGCCCGCCGTCGCGCTGCTGACCGATATCGACAAGAACACCGTCGATTTCCGGCCCAACTACGACGAGGCCCACGAGGAGCCGACGGTCCTCCCCGCCCGCTTCCCGAACCTGCTGGTCAACGGCGCGGGCGGCATCGCGGTGGGCATGGCCACCAACATTCCGCCCCACAATCTCGGCGAACTGGTCGATGCCTGCGTCGCGCTGATCGACGATCCGAGCCTCACCATCGAGGCGCTCAACGAGATCGTGCCGGGCCCCGACTTCCCCACGGGGGGCATGATCCTGGGCCGGGCCGGCACCCGGCAGGCCTACACCACCGGTCGCGGCTCGATCATCATGCGCGCCCGCTCGCATGTGGAGGAACTGCGGAAAGAGCGCGAGGCGCTGATCTTCACCGAGATCCCGTATCAGGTGAACAAGGCGACGCTGATCGAGAAGATCGCCGAGCTGGTGAAGGACAAGCGCATCGAGGGCATCTCGGACCTGCGCGATGAATCCGACCGCGACGGCATGCGCATCGTCGTCGAGATCAAGCGCGACGCCATGGCCGACGTCGTGCTGAACCAGCTCTACCGCTACACTCCGCTCCAGACCTCGTTCGGCGCCAACATGGTGGCGCTCAACGGCGGCCGCCCGGAGCTGATGAACCTGAAGGACCTGCTCCAGGCCTTCAACGATTTCCGCGAGGAGGTCGTCTCCCGGCGCACAAAGTTCCTGCTCAACAAGGCGCGCGAGCGCGCCCACGTGTTGTGTGGTCTCGCCATCGCGGTCGCCAACATCGACGAGGTGATCCGCCTGATCCGCACCTCGCCGGACCCGAACACCGCCCGCGAACTCTTGATGGCCCGCGACTGGCCAGCCCACGACATCGCCCCGCTGATCGCACTGGTGGACGACCCGCGCCACCGGGTCGCCGATGACGGCAC is from Methylorubrum sp. B1-46 and encodes:
- a CDS encoding pyridoxamine 5'-phosphate oxidase family protein, which translates into the protein MHQGNHRDHEGAKKLFELTKDVKVAMLTTADQNGTLNSRPMWNNEIDENGDIWFFTKLHSPKTAEIGRDNQVNLAYSDPSSQTYVSIAGKAEVIRDQKLIDEKWQESLKTWFPNGKNDPEVGLIRIHPEQGEYWDSPSSTMVHLYGYVKASLTGESPKTETKKVNLA
- a CDS encoding Mrp/NBP35 family ATP-binding protein, with the translated sequence MAITRDDVLKALSTVSVDGGSTTLPGSGRLSQVVIDPGNRVMFSIRIDPSEAERFEPVRREAEGRVLALPGVSSVLASLTAERGSNAPAQGAAPRPPGPGAPPPPRQGNALPGVRHIVAVASGKGGVGKSTTACNLALALSAQGLKVGLLDADIYGPSVPKLLGLSGKPRVIEGKTLEPLQAYGLKAMSIGLLIEPESAMIWRGPMVQSAITQMLRDVAWGELDVLVVDMPPGTGDAQLTMAQATPLSGAVIVSTPQDLALIDARRGVTMFRKVSVPILGVIENMATFICPNCGHASAIFGHGGARHEAERLEVPFLGEIPLTMAIRETSDAGRPVVATDPDGPQAKVYREIAQKLWGNLTGAPAGRAAPKIVIE
- the mobA gene encoding molybdenum cofactor guanylyltransferase MobA; the encoded protein is MSLPPVSGSRVLGLILAGGLSRRMGGGDKPLRRLAGRTLLERVAERLEPQCAGGLALSANGDPARFRDVFSGAVLPDTIPEHPGPLAGILAGMEAAAALPGVTHVASVPGDAPFLPHDFIARLVAAAAEGKPIALAASGERRHFTSALWPVDLRHDLRDWLGRGERRVGGFIERHGAAVASWPVEPVDPFLNLNAPEDLAAAEAMLARGG